In Microbacterium terrisoli, the genomic stretch GACGAGGACCTGCCCGAGCTCGTCGCCGTCGTCGAGCTGCCCTCCGATGACCTCGCGCGCATCACGGTCACCCCGACGTTCCTCGGCATCGCCTTCGACCGTCCGTCGGGCCCCGGCAACATCGGCGCGATCGTGCGCTCGCTGGACGCCTTCGACGGCGCCGGCGTCATCGTCACCGGGCACGGTGCCGATCCCTACGACCCCAAGTCGGTGCGCGCCTCGACCGGATCGCTGTTCGCGCGCCCCGTGGTGCGCGTCGCGTCGCAGCGCGAGGTCGTCGGGTGGGCGCAGGAATGGCGGGATGCCGGCATCCCGATCACCATCGTCGGAACCGACGAGCACGGCACGGCGGACATCGCCGATTTCGACCTGACCGGACCCACGCTGCTGGCCATCGGCAACGAGACGGCCGGCCTGAGTGCAGGGTGGCAGGATGCGTGCGACGCGATGGTGCGCATTCCCATCGGCGGTGCCGCCAGCTCGCTGAATGCGGCCAACGCGGCCACCGTCGCCCTGTACGAGGCGGCACGCCAGCGCCGGTGAGAGACTCGGTTGCGTCGCATGACGAAAACACATGGCGTCCGCCTGATGCGGACGTACGGTAAGCTGTGTCCTACCGGTTGAGTTCATCGGCGCCTTGCGTCGGTCATCGCTCCCGGAATCTGTGGCGCGCATCCGCGCCTCGCATACGACAACTCGTGTGCTCCTACCATCCTTGTGACCCGGCCGACGATGGCACGGTCCAGCACCTGAT encodes the following:
- a CDS encoding TrmH family RNA methyltransferase; the encoded protein is MAGELRISRPNARFQQWEALLHNRNKRQRLGEFLVHGVRPITLAVEHGWPVRAMLYDSRRPLSRWAADLLERAGGDRVAMSPDLLRQLSGKDEDLPELVAVVELPSDDLARITVTPTFLGIAFDRPSGPGNIGAIVRSLDAFDGAGVIVTGHGADPYDPKSVRASTGSLFARPVVRVASQREVVGWAQEWRDAGIPITIVGTDEHGTADIADFDLTGPTLLAIGNETAGLSAGWQDACDAMVRIPIGGAASSLNAANAATVALYEAARQRR